In Anopheles arabiensis isolate DONGOLA chromosome 2, AaraD3, whole genome shotgun sequence, the genomic window TTATTTCCCCGTTGGAAaggaaattgtattttttatttataaaactaaccttttttgtgtgatgaGTGTACCGGAAGGGATAAATGAGAATCTTTCACATGTCACCCTAATTTTTTTTGGGTGTCAAGTGTGATTTATTGGGATTTGGCAGGAAATTTTATACCTTTTGTGTACTGCAAAAGGTATGATGAGCCCATAACCCCGGTATATTATGTACATAATAAGTTATCAGTGTCGGTGAATCTTCATTTTCATCCTTTTCTATTTCAACTTTGCTGTGTGGGATTCTTATATAGATTTTTACCATGCGTAGCGGGAAATACGTCTGCAATTAATGGTCATTTAGTAGCAGAGTGGGTACAGACAAGCAGGGGAAAATCCGTAATTTGTGGATAGGAAATAGAGCGCACACGGACGGACTGGTCAACATTTATTTAAGTCCCCATCTGAAACCCCCGGGATCTTTCCGTGGGGGTGTGGTGGGTGTTTGCacaacacgcgcacacacacacacacactcaaccccAAAATTAAGCTGACGATATTTTCTCTGGAATTTAGTGCTTTTTCGCGTGTGTCCTACCGACCGAGACCTACCCCGTACCAGCGAGAAGATGGCGTACGAACCGAAGACGGCCCCATTCGATCCCCGCTTCCCCAACCAGAACCAGACCAAGCACTGCTACCAGAGCTATCTGGATTTCCACCGCTGCGAGAAGGTCAAGGGCGAGGGCGACCAGGTATGCAAGTACTTCAAGAACGTCTTCTCGTCGATGTGCCCCAACTCGTGGGTTGAGAAGTGGGACAGCCAGCGCGAGGAGGGCACCTTTGCCGGCCACATCTAAGGCATCCAAGTGAACCGggagagggatagagagagggagcgcTGATGTTTGGTGCTACGATGTCGTCGCTCTCCCGGGATCCCTTTTCGCATACACCCTTTGCTAGTAAACCATCAGAAGTAACAGAAATTTGAAATTCaacctactactactactgctaccacCAGCAATACAAATCCGGAAGAAGAATGTTGTGTCGCGTGCACTACGTTGCCATCCGTCACGATCCACGTGGCGCGGGGCACgcgatgaaattgaaataaaaccaTTATTAAACAGAGAGAACATAACCCTGTATCGTTAACCATGGGAGCCTTATTTGGAGTGCTTTATATTCGTATGGAAGAGTATAATTTGAAAGAAATTTTATGTGGTTCCATTTTAACCAACTCCGATTGATAGTGGACCGATTTAAATGAACTCAATCATCAATCAACACTAAAATTATCGTAGAATCTCTAGAAAGTAGGCTGTGGAATTGTATAGTCATTCCCGGAGTTTGATGCCATGAagtcatcatcaacatcgtaATTTTACAAGATTTAGCTAGTTCAATCTAAAACCGTTCTAGTTTCAAAATTTATTCCAGTAATTTGTTGCATTACTTACAACAAATGGTAAAACTTCTGTTACATTGCCATTGTACTAAACGTTATTCAActttcgcaacaaaaaaaacatctgaaCGGTCGATTTAAATCACACATTTTGAGCTGGTCACCCTGTGCGCTGTGTTTACCTGTCACAGGCTGTCAAAGTGTTCGATGGAAGTTTCGTTTACGTTTTTGGAGCTAAAATTACATCACATTGTCCGCAACCGGCTACAGTAAATGTATCGCACGATCCGCCCTCTCGCAGGACGTAAATACGCCCCGGACAGGTGAAGTTTAAGCTACGGAGGAACCATTTCATCATCTCGCTGCAGTAAATAACGAACGCCTCCCCCGAGACAAGAAGATGCCGGCAGCGGAACAACCACTGCCCAACAACCATCACCAGAACGGTAAAGAACCGGCCGCACCATGCCGAACGTGTATGGATTTCAAATCGTGGTCCAAACAGCAGCGCAAATCGCTCAGCACCAGCGCCGGAACGGCCAGCGTTGCGAAGGCCGGCAGTGAGGGCGAGGTTGCAGCCCACCGGAAGGCGGACAGCTCGGACGATCGGAGCGGTGGATCACCGCCGAACTGCCCCATCGACAAGGAGCAGCTGGGCCGGTACACGTGGGGCTTGCTGCACACGATAGCGGCCTACTATCCGACCACCCCGACCGATGCGGAAGAGCGGAACGTGCGGACATTCTTTACCTCCCTGTCGAAGCTTTACCCGTGCGAATACTGTGCGAAAGACTTTCAGCAAGAGTAAGACATGGGGGGGAAGAGCTTAAACTGTGTTGCAAGGTGCTAATCGATGTTGTTCGTTCCCTTCCCTCTATTACAGGTTGAAAGAAATGCCGCCGGAAACAAAGTCCCAGCACGCCCTGTCCCAGTGGCTCTGCCGGATACACAACCGCGTCAACGTGAAGCTGGGCAAACCCGAGTTCGACTGCACCAAGGTGAACGAACGGTGGCGGGACGGTTGGTTGGATGGGTCCTGCGATTGAAAACACATGCGTGTCTGGTGGTGCTTGGTGCGTTTTCGGCaatgtgatgtgtgtgtgtgagagaaaatTTACCTCCCCCGAACTAAGTTTTGTGCTCGTTGTATGATAAACGTACGTGTAATACGCGTTTGtagattaaatttatttcacttaAGCTTTTACCAACCGTACAGTagtgtcgtttttgttttgttttgttaccaCAAATCCAGCCGTGGATACGTTTTTCTCGAACTTTCCATTACGCCGGTTGGAACCCTTTTACCGTCGTCTCTCCCAGTTATTAAACGATTTTAATTATCCTCTTAGTGCACAACTATCacacttttgattttttctgcttcttctgcttgGCGGCCAGTTGGGACTCTTGGCTGGTCTGGACGTTTTCGACAGCAATTGgtgttttctgcttcttctgcttAGTGACCGGTGGGGCcacctccttttcctcctccgcCTCTACCACATTACCATTTTGCGCCTTTTATTTTTTagccttctttttcttctgcttcttctgttCGGTTGGTTCGGCCTCCTCCGCTGGTGCGTTGTCACCATCAGCTGATGTACCATTCTCCGTTGGTACCTCTACCTCTTGATTCTtgtccttctttcccttcatcttcttctttttgctctgTTCCGTTGGTTCGCTCGATTCGACCGCTTCCGCCTTGCGCTTCTGGGGAGTTCCGTTCTTCGCAGTCTCGCCGTCGGCTGTACCATTCTCCGCTGGTACCTCTACCTCTTTCTCATTCTGAGCATTCTCCTTCTgtgccttctttttcttctgtttcttctGCTTCGGTTCTCCCGTTTCGACGACCTCCTCGGTTGGCTTGCGCTTCTGTGGTTTTCCATTTTGAACTGCACTGGCACCGGCTGCGGCTGCCGTTCCATTCTGCTTTGCCGCGTCTGTTCCGTTCTGCGCACCGTTAGCTCCATTCTCCTTTTCGGCCTTCGTCTCCTTCTCTATCAGCGCCCATGCCGCTTCCACGTCCTGCCGGGAAACGATGCGGCAGGAGTTTTGGAAGAAGTTTAGGAAACCTTTCTGCTTGCGCGGTATGTTGTCCGTGCGCTCGATGAAGTTAAACACGCTCCTCACACCCGCAgacatatttttgtgttttttcgcgATTGAGCGCACCATTTCGATCCAGCTTTCCTGCTTTTTGGCACCCTTCTGCACCTTCGGAACGAACCCTTTGGCGGAGTACTTTTCCGCCTCGCTGATGCAGCTCGTGTGCTCGTTGTACGTGGTGGCGGTGAAATCCTTCTGGCAATCCATGCACGACACATTGATGCCCTTGCACCGGCTGGCATGCGCACCCACGACCTGCTTTTTCAGCGACTCTCCACACTTGTTACAAATAAAGACGACCATTTTCGTACTGTattggtgcttttttttcggctAGTTTTACGATCCACCTGGCGTGTGCGGCTCGATCGTACTGGAAACGCACGTGCTTTTGGTTGTTTACGAATTGTTTGAAGCAGCCAGTGACGTTTGTAGATGGACACGCGGGTGTCAGATTTGACGTTTGCTGACGGTTCCTGATGAAGCCTCGGTCAAATGAAGAGAACACGCATGAAACGCTTCATTTTGGGTGCAAATTGTTTCTGATGTTTACCCAAAATCGCTGCGGCTAGAATGTTTCTTTATCAAAATGTTTATTTCGGGAAAAGATCCGAAACCTCTAGAAGGTTAAAGTAAGTTCACCACTCTATTATTACACGCCGTCTGGTATTGCCGTCTGGAGGACTCTACAAAGCAAGAGAACGCTGGCCCTACAACTAGTCTTGCGTAGTGATGTGTCGGTTGATCTGCACCTGCCGGGTCGAAGCTAACCGCCCGAGTCGACTCGTCAGGAACAAGTAGGTTCGGTAGGTGCAACGGTTTCGGTAGGTGTGAGAAAGCATTAGTGACTCGGATCCGCGTTCGCTGATCACCGACTGATCGGATCACTAATGCTTTCTTGCACCTACTGAACCTACGGGTGGATTCAAACTCGTTGCACTTAAGGGTCAGACTAACAGAGGCCTATAGAGACTTTCGAGACTAAACAAAtatcacgcagccggatagtcagtccttgctactaGGAGcaggtccattctaggcttgaatccatgacgaAGCGAAGCGTGCGCTCATGATTCTCTATAATTTTGGAGACTTAGTGGTGAAGCGAAACGTATCAAATTAAGTCTTTTCCAATTACTTCGAAGTTCTAGAACACGCGAATTGAGGGATATATCGTAAAATGGTCATCACAGTCCTCTCTTGACATAAGTCCTGAGCCATCTGACATTCTTGAGCGATGCATTTTCCGAATTAATTTTGGGGAATTATTAACACATGACCACATAACATGGAGTAGTATGAAGGCGAAAGCACTACGAATTAGCTTCGCTGTCAGGTTACTTATAAACCCTGAGAAGTTAACGAAGGTCAGCGGATTTGCTTATGATTGCGACACCAGTTTTTCCCATTGGAAGGATCAAGGAAGCAGAACTTACCGGTAGCTGTGTACAGGGCATCCTGGAGTTCAATTGTTGATCGAAGCATATTACAACGACTTGCTCAATCCTAGTCAGGCTGCAacaagataaaagataaagttatttttttacaatatttttccaGGTGGAATGATCGTGAAGAACCCATGAAAACCATCTTATTGAAATGGCACATAAGTGCCTAAGTAGTACTCTTACGCCTAATTTCTAATGTACGATAGAGTAAGCCTTACATCAGCACTGTCTAAAGCCAAACGATCAGATCTGCTTTAAAAATGTCACGTAATCCTTCATTTAACAACTCAACAATGAATCCTGTGCTGTGGACTAATGTCTGACTTATGTTCCGTGGCAGTGAGCCTAAGCAGAGGATATCTTGAAGTGCTATAGAAATTATTCAAAGTTTGTCAAGTTCAAGTTCAAAACCCTCCAACATGTGTAATTGAAATTATGGCGCATGAAATTATgtgtaaaacataatttacaaGGGAATGAACTCGCCGTAGCAATGTACTAAGCgatataattgaaaaaaagcaacatgtCCTAGAAAAAATCTCAACCCGTATTATGGCATTGTTATCGGAACAAAAGATTATGAATGGTAAATCGAGGAAATGAAAATTCGAGGGCAGCAACATGTCGACGGCACCGGTTAGCTGAAGCGATAACGTAATAAACACGATTGTCCTCATACTGTTCGTTTCAATCGGTACAAAACCCTCTCAAACCAGACGAACAGGCGGAAATGAAATCAGGACCAAAACGCAAACCGAGCGagaaaagtggaaaaatgcacacagtcttgtgtgtgttttttctgttCACTTTATACCTCTCTATATAATCAATTGAGCGGGCGTGGGCGACACGTGCGATGGAACACTTCAGGCTGAGCACATGGCGTACTACACGCAACGCGAGAAGTCACGATGACATGGCACGATAAGCATGAAACAAGTGTCTAATGAACGCAGGTTCGTCACAGCTAGCCACGGTGGGCATCAAACTGATGCAAATTGCTCAGTTGGCTCAGGGTCTGTCGTTGCC contains:
- the LOC120894497 gene encoding cytochrome c oxidase subunit 6B1, which translates into the protein MAYEPKTAPFDPRFPNQNQTKHCYQSYLDFHRCEKVKGEGDQVCKYFKNVFSSMCPNSWVEKWDSQREEGTFAGHI
- the LOC120896131 gene encoding FAD-linked sulfhydryl oxidase ALR, with protein sequence MPAAEQPLPNNHHQNGKEPAAPCRTCMDFKSWSKQQRKSLSTSAGTASVAKAGSEGEVAAHRKADSSDDRSGGSPPNCPIDKEQLGRYTWGLLHTIAAYYPTTPTDAEERNVRTFFTSLSKLYPCEYCAKDFQQELKEMPPETKSQHALSQWLCRIHNRVNVKLGKPEFDCTKVNERWRDGWLDGSCD
- the LOC120896130 gene encoding cell growth-regulating nucleolar protein — encoded protein: MVVFICNKCGESLKKQVVGAHASRCKGINVSCMDCQKDFTATTYNEHTSCISEAEKYSAKGFVPKVQKGAKKQESWIEMVRSIAKKHKNMSAGVRSVFNFIERTDNIPRKQKGFLNFFQNSCRIVSRQDVEAAWALIEKETKAEKENGANGAQNGTDAAKQNGTAAAAGASAVQNGKPQKRKPTEEVVETGEPKQKKQKKKKAQKENAQNEKEVEVPAENGTADGETAKNGTPQKRKAEAVESSEPTEQSKKKKMKGKKDKNQEVEVPTENGTSADGDNAPAEEAEPTEQKKQKKKKAKK